GGACGCAGTGTGGCCAGCAATGTCGACGGGACATCCACTTGGTCGATGGAAGCATGGGTGAGCAACCCGTCAACTTGCTTCTTCCACTGCGCTGCTTGATGTTCGACGATTCCCAGTGACGTCAGGTCGTCCCAGAGTCCGGCCTGGAACTTGCTGATTCTCAGCGGGCCGTTGGGGCGGTCGAGGAGGGAGCGTGCTTCAGCGATGAGCCGTTGCAGTTCACGGAGTTCGGGTTTGTCGAGGCTGAAGTACGCGCCGTCGGGGAGGAGAAGTTCGGTGGCTCCGATACTGAGGGCTGAGAAGATGTCGGCGAACGGCACTTCCTGGCCGTCGGCGTTGATGGTTACCCCGAGGTCGAACCAATCAGATCCGGCGCTGTCCGGCGAGGTACTCGTGGAGAGCCCGATGACAAGCGAATCGTCGGCGGCGCGATAGTTGGCGGGTGTCCCGTCGACAGTGACGTCAGCGTCCGGATGGTCACGGAGTAACGGAAGGACATCGAGGGTGAAGCGCATGGTGTCCAGGCCTGCCAATGGACCGTGCACCAGTTCTCGGGAGCGTGGCTCAGTGACATCGTTGCGCCTGAACAGAGGGCTCACGGTGTCGAGGATGGATTGTTCCTTGGCGGGCGAGCGGCCGTCGAGAGCCCCGGTCTGTTCGTCGACGCCGACGGTCAACCGATCGTTTCCGATGGTGTATTGCCACTCCCATGTCAGGTCAACACGATGATCATTGTGGTACTTCGCTTGCAGGTGGAGAACCGGGCCGCTGATCTCGAGTGATGTGTACGAATTGTCGGAGGAGATGATGTCGGCAACCGCGCTGAGTCTGATCGCAAAGCGGGAGGTGAAGCCTTCGCGGTGCTGCGCCGGTATGTCAATGGTGTTGCCCGCGTCAATGAAGTCCTCGAGTGCGGGGGAGACCGGTGTATTCAACGGCGCCAGCCGGATCCTGCCGTCGTCGCCGACTGCATAGACTCCGTGGGCGTCGGCACCGATTGTTCCCCAAATCGGTGGCGTTGGCTCTGTTTTCCTATTGCCGTCGATTGTGAAGAACGGCCGGGGCGCCACCTGAAGACCGTTGTTCGGTCCCTGCGTCACATCGATGCAGACGTCTACTCCGTCGCCGATTGTGACCGGTCCGAGGCTTGCTTTGGCGTGGAGGAGCGGAATACCGGCCTTCTGCGCCTCGGCGAGTAATGCCCACAACCCAGGGCTCGGGAAAGCCGACAGATCGAAATCGGTTGCGTTGTAGTGGCGGTACGCCGTTCGGCCATTCATCAGTAGGTGGATGTCGTTGAGTATTCGGATGTGCTGAGCTGGGTGTTGGTAGAAGCTGCCCAGCTTGTTCCACGCGAGGCCTCCGGAAATCCACCCCCGAGAGCCCGGTTGCACCGGTTTGACCAGTAGTTGGTTTCGGGGGCCGTTGGCGCGCAGAGTGAACTGGATGCCCAGATCGGCAGGGCCTCGTTCGACAGGATTCGGCCGCAGTAGTGCCCGGATCGCGTCTTCCCAGTTCTGCGGCGCCGGGGGTTGTGAGGACCTTGCGGCGGCAGCTATGACCAGGGCGGCGACGTGTTTGCAGTTCATGCGCACAGGGCATGTGCAGATGCCACGGAGGATGGTGACGACGTTGCTGGTGTGGTCATGGGATCGTCGGCTGAGCCACACCGTAGATGTGTACTCCTCGTTGCCGACAACATCGCCTTCGAGCGTCTCGGTCGACTCGTCCCACCCGAATTCTCGAACAGCTCCTTGACGGAAATAGTCGAGTCCACGTTGAAATGTAGTTGTGCCGACAACAGCGCGGATTTGGTCCAGATCGAGGACTGGGACTGATTCCGGCGGCATGTTTCCACCCTAATCCGCACGTCCGACACCGCTGTGAATGAGCGTAATGACCGTCGATTTGAAACTGGACGGTATGTTCACTTTGTCGGGATTAGATAATTGGAGTCTGCATGAATGCCCTTGTGAACACGCCTGCCCGGATCGGGAAGGTCGGAGCGGCGCTGATCGCGATGTGCGTCGCGACTGTGTCGCTTGTCGGAGTCGGTACGGCCGGCGCGCAGTCGAGTACCGGCAGCACCGGAAGTTTTGATTTCGGATCAAGTGTTCCTGAGATATTTCGCGATGATCCGGGGCCTCTTCCGGTTTTGCGCGACGACATAACGGCTGCGGCCGTCGTTGGCGAAGAACACACCGGAGTGCAGGCGTCGCGTCTGACGATTGCGTCGCCGGCTTTGAAGCGTGAGGTTGGCGTCGAAGTATTGCTTCCGGCAGACAACTCGGTTCCGCGCCCGACGCTCTACATGCTTCAAGGCGTCGACGGCGGTGAGGGCTCGAACGGATGGGTGACCATGGGCGGCGCTCCCGCGTTCTTTGCTGACAAGAATGCGTATGTCGTCATGATCAACGGCGGCTCGGCGAGCTTGTTCTCGGATTGGGAGAGCGCGGACCCGGCGCTCGGCCTGCACAAGTGGGAGACCTTCATCGCGAAGGAGCTGCCGCCGTTGATCGACGATCACTTCGGTACCAACGGCGTCAACGCGATTGCCGGGACGTCGATGGGTGCGCAGGGAGCGATGATGCTCGCTCATCGGTATCCGGATCTGTACCGCGGCGTCGCGGTGTTCAGCGGTTGCTATTCGACGATGGATACCTGGGGACGAACCAGCGTGCAGGCGACGATCACCTCGCGTGGCGGTGACCCGGCCAATATGTGGGGAGAACTCGGCGGGCCGCAGTGGGAGGCACACGATTCGGTGTTGAACGCAGAACGCTTGCGCGGCAAGGAAATCTACATCTCCACTGCCAACGGTGCCCCTGGGGTTAACGAAACGCTGCAGACGCCGGAACTGTTGGAGCGACTGGTTGTCGGCGGTGGGATCGAGGCTGCTGCGAAGGTATGTACCAAGGTGTTCGATCAGCGATTGCGCTCACTCGATATCGAGGCCACCGTGGACTACGAGCCCAACGGTACGCACGCCTGGGCGTACTGGCGTGAGCGCTTGCCGAAGGCGTGGCCGACGCTGTCGAAGGCTCTGGGTGTCTGACGCCGTGCGTGCATCTTCCGCTTCGCCGCTGATCAGACGTGGTGCGAGGGGCCAACAGGTGAGCGTGTCCGAATTGCACGGTATCTTGCAGGTGACTGTATTTGATTGTTTGGGAGCCTGATGTCGAAGTGCCTGACCCCGCCCACCCCCGTGCGGCGGGCGGGAATTGTTGTCACGACTGCGTGTGTGTTGGGACTGCAGGTGCTCGCAATCACGTCTGCCGGCGCGTCGCCGACCCCCGGCAGTATCGAGCAGTTGGAATACGGCTCGACCGTGCCGGGGTCCATGCAGGGCGATCCGGGCCCGTTGTCGCCTCTGGTGGCCGGCATCACCGCCCCGACAATTGTCGATGAGAGTGTGACGGGACCGCAGTCAGTTCGCTTGACGGTGGCATCTCCCGCATTGCGGCGCGACGTCGGCGTCGAAATTATTCTTCCCGCAGACAATTCCGTGCCACGACCGACCTTGTATCTCCTGGACGGTGCGGATGCCCGTGAGACGTCCAGTGGCTGGGTCAGGTACGGCGTGGCACCGGATTTCTTTGCCGACAAGAACGTCAACGTCGTGATGATCAACGGCGGCAAGGCCGGCATGTACACGGATTGGGAGAACGAGGACCCGGCACTTGGACTGCACAAGTGGGAAACGTTCATCGCGAAAGAGTTGCCCCCGCTCTTGAACGCGAGATTGAATACCAACGGCGTCAATGCAATTGCGGGCATTTCGATGGGCGCCCAGGGCGCGATGATGCTCGCTCACCGAAATCCGGGCCTGTACAAGGGGGTAGCGGGTTTCAGCGGGTGCTACTCGACCACGGACACCTGGGGTCGGGCCAGCATTCAATCGACGGTGACATCGCGCGGCGGCAACACCGACAACATGTGGGGAGTGCCAGGCGGGCCGGAATGGGAAGCGCACGATTCGCTCCTCAACGCCGAGCAACTGCGTGGAACCGAAATCTATCTGTCTGTCGCGACCGGTGTGGCGGGCTCGAACGAAACCTTGCAGACGCCTGACTTGGCCGACCGTCTGGTGGTGGGCGGCAGCATCGAGGTGGTGGCAAACATGTGTACCAAGGCTTTCGACCAGCGGCTCGACGAACTTGGTATCGATGCCACGGTTGACTACGAACCGACCGGCACGCATTCGTGGCCGTACTGGCGTGAGCGTTTTCCCAAAGCGTGGCCGACATTGTCCAGGGCGCTCGGTATCTGAGAAGAAAAGTATCTGAGAAGAAAAAATGTCCCCGCACCGATTGGTGCGGGGACATTTTTTTGGTGCGACCGAACTAGGCGTCGACAAGTTCCTCGGCAAACGGATTTCCGTTGCGCGGCGCGTTGAAACGGGTCGTGTCGAGGATCCCTTCACGCTTGGCCACGATAACCGGGACGAGTGCCTGTCCGGTGACGTTGACGGCCGTGCGGCCCATGTCGACGATCGGTTCGACAGCCAGAAGCAGGCCGACGCCGGCAAGCGGCAGTCCGAGAGTCGAGAGGGTCAGGGTGAGCATGACTGTTGCACCGGTGGTTCCGGCGGTGGCGGCCGAGCCGATCACCGAGACGACGACGATCAACAGGTAGTCGGTGAAGTTGAGCGGGACGTCGTAGAAGCCGGCAACGAAGATGGCTGCGATTGCGGGATAGATTGCGGCGCAACCATCCATCTTGGTGGTGGCACCCAGCGGCACGGCAAACGACGCGTACTCGCGCGGCACGCCGAGATTACGCTCGGTGACGCGCTCGGTCAGCGGAAGTGTGCCGATCGACGAGCGGGAAACGAAGCCGAGTTGAGTGGCAGGCCACACGCCGGAGAAGAAGTTCCGAACCGAGAGGCCGTGGGCAGCAATGAGAACCGGGTAGACGACAAAGAACACGATCGCCAGTCCGATGTAGATCGCTGCGGTGAATACGCCGAGCGATCCGATGGCGTCCCAACCGTAGGTCGCGACGGCGGTGGCAATCAGGCCGGCGGTGCCGATCGGCGCGAGGCGAATGATCCACCACAGAACCTTCTGAATGATGGCCAGGAGAGACGCGTTGAACTCGAGGAACTTCTCAGCCTTGGCGCCGACCTTGAGCGCCGCGATACCGATTGCTGCCGCGATGACAAGCAGTTGCAGAACATTGAAGCTCAGCGAAGTTGTAGCGACGCCTTCGGTGACTGACGTCTTGGCACCCAGGCCGAGGAAGTTGTTCGGCACCAGGCCGGTGATAAACGCCCACCACGATCCGGAACTCTTCGGCTCCTTGGCGGCTTCGGCAGCGACGTCGGTACGTGAACCGGGATCGGTGATCAGGCCGACGACGATGCCGATGATGACAGCGATGAACGCCGTGATCGCGAACCACAACAGCGTTTGCACAGCCAACCGAGCAGCATTGGCAACCTGACGCAGGTTAGCGATGGAACTGACGATGGCGGTGAACACCAGCGGAATGACCGCGACCGTCAGCAGCTTGACGTAGCTGCTGCCGATGGTCTGGACAGTTCCGACGAGCCAGTTCACATTGCCGTCTGCGGCGTCAGGCATCGCGCGGGCAACCAGACCGAGAATGACACCGATAACCAGACCCGCAACAATCTGAGGTCCGAATGATGTTGCCCACGATGGGAACCGGGTCTTTGTTTCCGGCACGCCGGTGGAGGTGGAGCTGGGCATGACAATGCCTTTCAAAAAATTGAAGAGAGCGAAACACGGCACGCCGTGAAAAAAGTTCAGGCGGGGTTTCGTGAAAATGTTTCCTGGTGCGCGTCGATCAGGCCGAGCGCGGACACATTGCGCTCGCCTGCAGGCGAAGGTCGACGTAGCGTCGAGAGGTCAGGAACAACACTGCGAACACTCTACTCGTAGCTTCAACTACCTGTGATTCCGGGCGGTTCGTGGGTGTGCCCGAACGAGCGCCGAGGACTCGATGACTAGTGTCGAGGTTCGGTAGGTGCACCGGTACCTGCGCGTCGGCGAGCGGAAGCGAGAGACCGATGAGCGTTCGACATGCCGAATATCCACGTCCGAAGCATTTCCTGGTGCATGTGAGCGATACGCACCTCGTCGACGATGGGGACTTGTACGGCGCCGTCGACGCGACGGCTCGACTGCGGCAGATTCTTGCCGGAGTGGAGGCTTCTGGGGCGCGCCCGCGGGCGTTGGTATTCACCGGTGATCTCACCGACAAGGGGGAGTCGAACGCCTACGAGAAGCTGAAGGCGATCGTGGACCCCGTG
The nucleotide sequence above comes from Rhodococcus sp. KBS0724. Encoded proteins:
- a CDS encoding DEAD/DEAH box helicase, with product MPPESVPVLDLDQIRAVVGTTTFQRGLDYFRQGAVREFGWDESTETLEGDVVGNEEYTSTVWLSRRSHDHTSNVVTILRGICTCPVRMNCKHVAALVIAAAARSSQPPAPQNWEDAIRALLRPNPVERGPADLGIQFTLRANGPRNQLLVKPVQPGSRGWISGGLAWNKLGSFYQHPAQHIRILNDIHLLMNGRTAYRHYNATDFDLSAFPSPGLWALLAEAQKAGIPLLHAKASLGPVTIGDGVDVCIDVTQGPNNGLQVAPRPFFTIDGNRKTEPTPPIWGTIGADAHGVYAVGDDGRIRLAPLNTPVSPALEDFIDAGNTIDIPAQHREGFTSRFAIRLSAVADIISSDNSYTSLEISGPVLHLQAKYHNDHRVDLTWEWQYTIGNDRLTVGVDEQTGALDGRSPAKEQSILDTVSPLFRRNDVTEPRSRELVHGPLAGLDTMRFTLDVLPLLRDHPDADVTVDGTPANYRAADDSLVIGLSTSTSPDSAGSDWFDLGVTINADGQEVPFADIFSALSIGATELLLPDGAYFSLDKPELRELQRLIAEARSLLDRPNGPLRISKFQAGLWDDLTSLGIVEHQAAQWKKQVDGLLTHASIDQVDVPSTLLATLRPYQIDGFRWLNFLLEHGLGGILADDMGLGKTLQTLAMIARARQANPTAPPFLIVAPTSVVSNWKSEIARFTPELSTVVVSGTLKRQNLDLTDIVVGADIVITSYALLRLDSDAYSANSWSGLILDEAQFAKNHKSKVHQCARKIETPFKLAITGTPMENNLTELWSLLAITAPGLFPNSANFTELYRRPIENNGDTERLEQLRRRVKPLMIRRTKEQVVRDLPAKQEQVLEIDLYPKHRTLYDTHLQRERQKILGLLSDVDKNRFTILASLTLLRQLSLDASLIDDKNAAIPSAKVDALLEQLDDVIAGGHRALIFSQFTGFLNSVRRRLDADNIEHCYLDGSTRDRGEVLEKFKTGTAPVFLISLKAGGFGLNLTEADYCFILDPWWNPATEAQAVDRAHRIGQTKNVMVYRIIAKDTIEDKVMALKAKKSALFASVMDSDELLSSTLGAEDIRSLFE
- a CDS encoding alpha/beta hydrolase family protein; the encoded protein is MNALVNTPARIGKVGAALIAMCVATVSLVGVGTAGAQSSTGSTGSFDFGSSVPEIFRDDPGPLPVLRDDITAAAVVGEEHTGVQASRLTIASPALKREVGVEVLLPADNSVPRPTLYMLQGVDGGEGSNGWVTMGGAPAFFADKNAYVVMINGGSASLFSDWESADPALGLHKWETFIAKELPPLIDDHFGTNGVNAIAGTSMGAQGAMMLAHRYPDLYRGVAVFSGCYSTMDTWGRTSVQATITSRGGDPANMWGELGGPQWEAHDSVLNAERLRGKEIYISTANGAPGVNETLQTPELLERLVVGGGIEAAAKVCTKVFDQRLRSLDIEATVDYEPNGTHAWAYWRERLPKAWPTLSKALGV
- a CDS encoding alpha/beta hydrolase family protein, translating into MSKCLTPPTPVRRAGIVVTTACVLGLQVLAITSAGASPTPGSIEQLEYGSTVPGSMQGDPGPLSPLVAGITAPTIVDESVTGPQSVRLTVASPALRRDVGVEIILPADNSVPRPTLYLLDGADARETSSGWVRYGVAPDFFADKNVNVVMINGGKAGMYTDWENEDPALGLHKWETFIAKELPPLLNARLNTNGVNAIAGISMGAQGAMMLAHRNPGLYKGVAGFSGCYSTTDTWGRASIQSTVTSRGGNTDNMWGVPGGPEWEAHDSLLNAEQLRGTEIYLSVATGVAGSNETLQTPDLADRLVVGGSIEVVANMCTKAFDQRLDELGIDATVDYEPTGTHSWPYWRERFPKAWPTLSRALGI
- a CDS encoding dicarboxylate/amino acid:cation symporter translates to MPSSTSTGVPETKTRFPSWATSFGPQIVAGLVIGVILGLVARAMPDAADGNVNWLVGTVQTIGSSYVKLLTVAVIPLVFTAIVSSIANLRQVANAARLAVQTLLWFAITAFIAVIIGIVVGLITDPGSRTDVAAEAAKEPKSSGSWWAFITGLVPNNFLGLGAKTSVTEGVATTSLSFNVLQLLVIAAAIGIAALKVGAKAEKFLEFNASLLAIIQKVLWWIIRLAPIGTAGLIATAVATYGWDAIGSLGVFTAAIYIGLAIVFFVVYPVLIAAHGLSVRNFFSGVWPATQLGFVSRSSIGTLPLTERVTERNLGVPREYASFAVPLGATTKMDGCAAIYPAIAAIFVAGFYDVPLNFTDYLLIVVVSVIGSAATAGTTGATVMLTLTLSTLGLPLAGVGLLLAVEPIVDMGRTAVNVTGQALVPVIVAKREGILDTTRFNAPRNGNPFAEELVDA